A genomic region of Trifolium pratense cultivar HEN17-A07 linkage group LG3, ARS_RC_1.1, whole genome shotgun sequence contains the following coding sequences:
- the LOC123913620 gene encoding 26S proteasome non-ATPase regulatory subunit 2 homolog A isoform X2, producing the protein MAPEPNRTGAGASTSGTKDEAAAKKKIESEDLSDEDLALKQQLELYVERVQDSDPGLQKIALESMRQEIRTSTSSMTSVPKPLKFLRPHYGTLKAYYETMAESELKKYLADILSVLALTMSAEGERESLKYRLLGSEGDIGSWGHEYVRNLAGEIAQEYAKRQSEEAPIDDLMELVQQIVAFHMKHNAEPEAVDLLMEVEDLDMLIEHVDKTNFKRTCLYLTSSARYLPGPDDMLVLDIAYSIYLKFEEYPNALQIALFLDNLQHVRQVFTSCDDVLRKKQFCYILARHGITFELDEEMVNDDEDREVLQDIVNNSKLSEGYLTLARDIEVMEPKSPEDIYKAHLLDGRASAGASVDSARQNLAATFVNAFVNAGFGQDKLMTVASDSSSSGSSGNWLFKNKEHGKTSAAASLGMILQWDVDSGLAQLDKYFHSNDNHVIAGALLGVGIVNCSIKNDCDPAMALLGDYIDKEDSSARIGAIMGLGIAYVGSQNEQLRYKLAPILSDPKASLDVIAFTAIALGLIYVGSCNEEVAQAIIFTLMDRSESELGEPLTRLLPLGLGLLYLGKQESVEATAEVSKTFNEKIRKYCDMTLLSCAYAGTGNVLKVQNLLGHCSQHLDKGEMHQGPAVLGIAMVAMAEELGLEMAIRSLEHLLQYGEQNIRRAVPLALGLLCISNPKVNVMDTLSRLSHDTDSEVAMAAVISLGLIGAGTNNARIAGMLRNLSSYYYKDTSLLFCVRIAQGLVHLGKGLLTLNPYHSDRFLLSPTALAGLITMLHACLDMKAIVLGKYHYVLYFLVLAMQPRMLLTVGENLKPLSVPVRVGQAVDVVGQAGRPKTITGFQTHSTPVLLAAGDRAELATEKYIPLSPILEGFVILKENPDYREE; encoded by the exons ATGGCTCCCGAACCTAATCGCACCGGTGCCGGCGCCAGTACCAGTGGTACCAAAGACGAAGCAGCGGCAAAGAAGAAGATCGAGAGTGAAGATCTG TCAGATGAGGATTTGGCTTTGAAGCAGCAGCTGGAGTTGTATGTTGAGAGGGTTCAGGATTCCGACCCGGGATTGCAGAAGATTGCCCTTGAAAGCATGAG ACAAGAGATACGTACATCCACCAGCTCCATGACTTCAGTGCCCAAGCCACTAAAGTTTCTTCGCCCACATTATGGTACTCTTAAGGCATATTATGAAACTATGGCGGAATCGGAGTTGAAG AAGTACTTGGCTGACATTTTATCAGTATTGGCCCTTACAATGTCTGCTGAGGGAGAACGA GAAAGTCTCAAATACAGATTACTAGGTTCAGAGGGCGATATTGGTTCGTGGGGACATGAGTATGTTAG AAATTTGGCTGGAGAAATTGCACAAGAATATGCAAAACGACAG AGTGAAGAGGCCCCCATTGATGATCTCATGGAACTTGTTCAGCAGATAGTTGCTTTTCACATGAAG CACAATGCTGAGCCAGAGGCTGTTGATCTTTTGATGGAG GTTGAAGACCTAGATATGTTGATTGAGCATGTTGACAAAACAAATTTTAAGAGGACTTGCCTGTATCTTACAAGTTCAGCTAG GTATCTTCCTGGACCTGATGATATGCTAGTTTTGGACATTGCATATTCGATCTATCTAAAATTTGAAGAATATCCAAATGCACTCCAAATTGCATTGTTCCTGGATAACCTGCAG CATGTGAGGCAGGTGTTCACCTCTTGTGATGATGTGCTGCGAAAGAAGCAATTCTGTTACATACTTGCACGCCAT GGAATCACTTTTGAGCTTGATGAGGAAATGGTCAATGATGATGAAGACCGAGAAGTGTTGCAAGATATCGTAAACAATTCCAAGTTAAGTGAAGGATATCTGACTCTTGCTCGTGATATTGAAGTCATGGAGCCCAAGTCCCCTGAAGATATATACAAG GCACATTTGCTTGATGGCCGGGCAAGTGCTGGTGCAAGTGTTGACTCAGCCAGACAGAACCTTGCTGCTACTTTTGTTAATGCATTTGTTAATGCCGGCTTTGGTCAG GATAAGTTAATGACTGTTGCATCAGATTCTTCAAGTAGTGGTTCTTCTGGAAATTGGCTTTTCAAAAACAAGGAACATGGGAAGACTAGTGCTGCAGCAAGTCTG GGTATGATTTTACAATGGGATGTTGATTCTGGACTTGCTCAACTTGACAAATACTTCCATAGTAATGATAACCATGTCATTGCTGGTGCATTACTGGGAGTGGGAATTGTTAATTGTAGTATCAAGAATGACTGTGATCCT GCAATGGCACTCCTTGGTGATTATATAGATAAAGAAGATAGTTCGGCCAGAATTGGTGCAATTATGGGATTGGGAATTGCATATGTAGGTTCCCAGAATGAGCAG TTGCGATACAAGTTGGCACCTATTCTGAGTGATCCTAAAGCTTCCCTTGATGTGATTGCTTTCACCGCAATTGCATTGGGCTTGATTTATGTGGGTTCTTGCAATGAGGAAGTTGCTCAAGCAATCATATTTACATTGATGGACCGGAGTGAGTCAGAGTTGGGAGAGCCTCTTACACGACTTTTACCTCTCGGCCTTGGTCTTCTTTATCTTGGGAAGCAG GAAAGTGTCGAGGCAACTGCTGAAGTTTCAAAGacttttaatgaaaaaattagAAAGTATTGTGACATGACTCTACTATCATGTGCCTATGCTGGAACTGGGAATGTTCTCAAG GTGCAAAATCTTTTGGGTCATTGTTCACAACATCTGGACAAAGGTGAAATGCACCAAGGTCCTGCGGTGCTTGGAATCGCTATGGTTGCAATGGCCGAAGAACTGGGTCTTGAGATGGCCATTCGATCGTTAGAACATCTTCTCCAGTATGGAGAGCAAAATATTCGTCGTGCAGTTCCTCTGGCACTTGGTCTACTCTGTATATCAAATCCAAAG GTCAATGTTATGGATACCTTAAGCAGGCTCAGCCATGATACTGATTCAGAAGTAGCAATG GCAGCAGTTATCTCCTTAGGTCTAATAGGTGCTGGAACAAATAATGCTCGAATTGCTGGCATGCTTAGGAATCTTTCAAGCTATTACTACAAAGACACCAGCCTTCTGTTCTGT GTGCGGATTGCCCAAGGTCTTGTACATTTGGGAAAGGGATTATTAACACTTAATCCCTATCATTCTGACCGTTTCTTACTGTCGCC GACAGCGCTTGCAGGACTAATTACTATGCTGCATGCATGCCTTGATATGAAAGCCATCGTGTTGGGAAAATACCATTATGTTCTATACTTCCTCGTTTTGGCAATGCAG CCAAGAATGTTGTTGACGGTGGGCGAGAATTTGAAGCCCTTATCGGTGCCTGTTCGGGTTGGCCAAGCAGTGGATGTTGTTGGACAGGCTGGTCGTCCTAAGACAATCACCGGCTTTCAGACCCACTCCACCCCCGTGCTCCTGGCTGCTGGGGATAGAGCAGAGCTAGCCACAGAAAA ATATATCCCCCTATCGCCAATTCTTGAAGGTTTTGTGATTCTTAAGGAGAACCCAGATTATAGAGAAGAGTGA
- the LOC123913620 gene encoding 26S proteasome non-ATPase regulatory subunit 2 homolog A isoform X1, whose amino-acid sequence MAPEPNRTGAGASTSGTKDEAAAKKKIESEDLSDEDLALKQQLELYVERVQDSDPGLQKIALESMRQEIRTSTSSMTSVPKPLKFLRPHYGTLKAYYETMAESELKKYLADILSVLALTMSAEGERESLKYRLLGSEGDIGSWGHEYVRNLAGEIAQEYAKRQSEEAPIDDLMELVQQIVAFHMKVWSNSIHFTKKIVTIWNIDATRCIRRRLLIMFLTNFNLLQHNAEPEAVDLLMEVEDLDMLIEHVDKTNFKRTCLYLTSSARYLPGPDDMLVLDIAYSIYLKFEEYPNALQIALFLDNLQHVRQVFTSCDDVLRKKQFCYILARHGITFELDEEMVNDDEDREVLQDIVNNSKLSEGYLTLARDIEVMEPKSPEDIYKAHLLDGRASAGASVDSARQNLAATFVNAFVNAGFGQDKLMTVASDSSSSGSSGNWLFKNKEHGKTSAAASLGMILQWDVDSGLAQLDKYFHSNDNHVIAGALLGVGIVNCSIKNDCDPAMALLGDYIDKEDSSARIGAIMGLGIAYVGSQNEQLRYKLAPILSDPKASLDVIAFTAIALGLIYVGSCNEEVAQAIIFTLMDRSESELGEPLTRLLPLGLGLLYLGKQESVEATAEVSKTFNEKIRKYCDMTLLSCAYAGTGNVLKVQNLLGHCSQHLDKGEMHQGPAVLGIAMVAMAEELGLEMAIRSLEHLLQYGEQNIRRAVPLALGLLCISNPKVNVMDTLSRLSHDTDSEVAMAAVISLGLIGAGTNNARIAGMLRNLSSYYYKDTSLLFCVRIAQGLVHLGKGLLTLNPYHSDRFLLSPTALAGLITMLHACLDMKAIVLGKYHYVLYFLVLAMQPRMLLTVGENLKPLSVPVRVGQAVDVVGQAGRPKTITGFQTHSTPVLLAAGDRAELATEKYIPLSPILEGFVILKENPDYREE is encoded by the exons ATGGCTCCCGAACCTAATCGCACCGGTGCCGGCGCCAGTACCAGTGGTACCAAAGACGAAGCAGCGGCAAAGAAGAAGATCGAGAGTGAAGATCTG TCAGATGAGGATTTGGCTTTGAAGCAGCAGCTGGAGTTGTATGTTGAGAGGGTTCAGGATTCCGACCCGGGATTGCAGAAGATTGCCCTTGAAAGCATGAG ACAAGAGATACGTACATCCACCAGCTCCATGACTTCAGTGCCCAAGCCACTAAAGTTTCTTCGCCCACATTATGGTACTCTTAAGGCATATTATGAAACTATGGCGGAATCGGAGTTGAAG AAGTACTTGGCTGACATTTTATCAGTATTGGCCCTTACAATGTCTGCTGAGGGAGAACGA GAAAGTCTCAAATACAGATTACTAGGTTCAGAGGGCGATATTGGTTCGTGGGGACATGAGTATGTTAG AAATTTGGCTGGAGAAATTGCACAAGAATATGCAAAACGACAG AGTGAAGAGGCCCCCATTGATGATCTCATGGAACTTGTTCAGCAGATAGTTGCTTTTCACATGAAGGTATGGTCTAATAGCATtcattttactaaaaaaattgttactatATGGAATATTGACGCAACAAGATGCATTAGAAGAAGACTGTTAATCATGTTTTTGACTAATTTTAATTTGCTGCAGCACAATGCTGAGCCAGAGGCTGTTGATCTTTTGATGGAG GTTGAAGACCTAGATATGTTGATTGAGCATGTTGACAAAACAAATTTTAAGAGGACTTGCCTGTATCTTACAAGTTCAGCTAG GTATCTTCCTGGACCTGATGATATGCTAGTTTTGGACATTGCATATTCGATCTATCTAAAATTTGAAGAATATCCAAATGCACTCCAAATTGCATTGTTCCTGGATAACCTGCAG CATGTGAGGCAGGTGTTCACCTCTTGTGATGATGTGCTGCGAAAGAAGCAATTCTGTTACATACTTGCACGCCAT GGAATCACTTTTGAGCTTGATGAGGAAATGGTCAATGATGATGAAGACCGAGAAGTGTTGCAAGATATCGTAAACAATTCCAAGTTAAGTGAAGGATATCTGACTCTTGCTCGTGATATTGAAGTCATGGAGCCCAAGTCCCCTGAAGATATATACAAG GCACATTTGCTTGATGGCCGGGCAAGTGCTGGTGCAAGTGTTGACTCAGCCAGACAGAACCTTGCTGCTACTTTTGTTAATGCATTTGTTAATGCCGGCTTTGGTCAG GATAAGTTAATGACTGTTGCATCAGATTCTTCAAGTAGTGGTTCTTCTGGAAATTGGCTTTTCAAAAACAAGGAACATGGGAAGACTAGTGCTGCAGCAAGTCTG GGTATGATTTTACAATGGGATGTTGATTCTGGACTTGCTCAACTTGACAAATACTTCCATAGTAATGATAACCATGTCATTGCTGGTGCATTACTGGGAGTGGGAATTGTTAATTGTAGTATCAAGAATGACTGTGATCCT GCAATGGCACTCCTTGGTGATTATATAGATAAAGAAGATAGTTCGGCCAGAATTGGTGCAATTATGGGATTGGGAATTGCATATGTAGGTTCCCAGAATGAGCAG TTGCGATACAAGTTGGCACCTATTCTGAGTGATCCTAAAGCTTCCCTTGATGTGATTGCTTTCACCGCAATTGCATTGGGCTTGATTTATGTGGGTTCTTGCAATGAGGAAGTTGCTCAAGCAATCATATTTACATTGATGGACCGGAGTGAGTCAGAGTTGGGAGAGCCTCTTACACGACTTTTACCTCTCGGCCTTGGTCTTCTTTATCTTGGGAAGCAG GAAAGTGTCGAGGCAACTGCTGAAGTTTCAAAGacttttaatgaaaaaattagAAAGTATTGTGACATGACTCTACTATCATGTGCCTATGCTGGAACTGGGAATGTTCTCAAG GTGCAAAATCTTTTGGGTCATTGTTCACAACATCTGGACAAAGGTGAAATGCACCAAGGTCCTGCGGTGCTTGGAATCGCTATGGTTGCAATGGCCGAAGAACTGGGTCTTGAGATGGCCATTCGATCGTTAGAACATCTTCTCCAGTATGGAGAGCAAAATATTCGTCGTGCAGTTCCTCTGGCACTTGGTCTACTCTGTATATCAAATCCAAAG GTCAATGTTATGGATACCTTAAGCAGGCTCAGCCATGATACTGATTCAGAAGTAGCAATG GCAGCAGTTATCTCCTTAGGTCTAATAGGTGCTGGAACAAATAATGCTCGAATTGCTGGCATGCTTAGGAATCTTTCAAGCTATTACTACAAAGACACCAGCCTTCTGTTCTGT GTGCGGATTGCCCAAGGTCTTGTACATTTGGGAAAGGGATTATTAACACTTAATCCCTATCATTCTGACCGTTTCTTACTGTCGCC GACAGCGCTTGCAGGACTAATTACTATGCTGCATGCATGCCTTGATATGAAAGCCATCGTGTTGGGAAAATACCATTATGTTCTATACTTCCTCGTTTTGGCAATGCAG CCAAGAATGTTGTTGACGGTGGGCGAGAATTTGAAGCCCTTATCGGTGCCTGTTCGGGTTGGCCAAGCAGTGGATGTTGTTGGACAGGCTGGTCGTCCTAAGACAATCACCGGCTTTCAGACCCACTCCACCCCCGTGCTCCTGGCTGCTGGGGATAGAGCAGAGCTAGCCACAGAAAA ATATATCCCCCTATCGCCAATTCTTGAAGGTTTTGTGATTCTTAAGGAGAACCCAGATTATAGAGAAGAGTGA